In one window of Erinaceus europaeus chromosome 17, mEriEur2.1, whole genome shotgun sequence DNA:
- the LOC132533714 gene encoding coiled-coil domain-containing protein 81-like codes for MRNAAYNLGVADAIKSQRNPKCHFSNPYYFANRPASAAIVTEKKNEYTKNLLKQIDANSKLAKKKKENQKVLEQLERLQLKQEIDEQKAELKKHQFEEREMYKKALEYQLKHRPSRLPIYEPMGTFTNFGQNEKTLEAEKRQRNIEYMKQQVEAALGHRRQRVLNQIKNLQQEKKMLQKNQEK; via the exons ATGAGGAATGCTGCTTATAACCTTGGTGTCGCAGATGCTATAAAATCACAGAGGAATCCGAAATGCCACTTTtct AATCCATATTACTTTGCAAACCGACCAGCAAGTGCTGCTATtgtcactgaaaagaaaaatgagtatactaagaaccttctcaaacaaatagatgccaatagtaaactggccaagaaaaagaaagaaaatcagaaagtcTTGGAGCAACTAGAACGGCTGCAACTCAAACAAGA gattgatgaacaaaaagctgaactgaagaaacatcaatttgaggagagagaaatgtataAGAAAGCACTGGAATACCAG ctgaaacacagGCCTTCCAGACTGCCCATCTACGAGCCCATGGGCACCTTCACCAACTTTGGGCAGAATGAAAAGACCCTGGAGGCCGAGAAGCGGCAGAGAAATATTGAATATATGAAGCAGCAGGTGGAAGCCGCTCTAGGCCACAGAAGACAGCGTGTCCTCAACCAAATAAAAAATctgcagcaagaaaaaaaaatgcttcagaaaaaccaagaaaagtaa